In Triticum urartu cultivar G1812 chromosome 6, Tu2.1, whole genome shotgun sequence, the following proteins share a genomic window:
- the LOC125513087 gene encoding protein MAIN-LIKE 2-like yields the protein MSNKEELLVQESTTAIIPSTNRSPPTTRLARFLLPRADGARLPALPSPSRNGGPVLGEELRVEWRGWPGSSKLWRRWVAKLRPQHEGLWRRVGIFDAILATTRQVRRDEGLLLQLMAFWSKETSTFVFPWGEATVTLEDMAVLGGLPLLGKPVSAELPDALCGEVAALKATRSAVNRSKSRKAKYSIWAKYFLDRPREDDVAGGRSGEDAAGRLLEHGAFLAMWLSAYVLPSRPFDVVQARVFPIAAQLARGQSVALAPAALAGIYSCLSTLAGCAPLQILQLWVWEYFPELRPEKQVSPDNNDDGVPARAAQWHDVAKAFNPIYIHAVFMSPEKFEWMPYGSSSSSSFGLPPGNGGRTVHGQDIARSDKLLSMALCLRPCELVGIDCIEQYCPHRVARQLGFDQEFRTCRGTSAVSTQIPGPRGRRMRWRPELLRPSLRKVTRA from the coding sequence ATGTCCAACAAGGAGGAGCTCCTGGTCCAAGAATCCACCACCGCGATCATCCCCAGCACCAATCGCTCCCCTCCCACCACCCGATTGGCCCGTTTCCTCCTGCCTCGCGCGGACGGCGCTCGTCTCCCGGCCCTGCCATCCCCGTCACGCAATGGCGGCCCCGTTCTTGGCGAGGAGCTCCGCGTGGAATGGAGGGGCTGGCCCGGCTCCTCGAAGCTGTGGAGACGGTGGGTGGCCAAGCTTCGGCCGCAGCACGAGGGCTTGTGGCGGAGAGTCGGTATCTTCGACGCCATTCTCGCGACCACACGCCAGGTGCGGCGTGACGAGGGCCTTCTGCTCCAGCTCATGGCGTTCTGGTCCAAAGAGACCAGCACCTTCGTCTTCCCGTGGGGCGAGGCCACGGTGACGCTGGAGGACATGGCCGTGCTTGGGGGGCTGCCACTGTTGGGCAAGCCCGTGAGCGCGGAGCTGCCGGATGCGCTGTGCGGGGAAGTGGCCGCGCTCAAGGCCACTCGGAGCGCTGTGAACCGGAGCAAGAGCAGGAAAGCGAAGTATTCCATCTGGGCAAAGTACTTTTTGGACCGGCCACGGGAGGATGATGTCGCCGGCGGCCGCAGCGGAGAAGACGCGGCTGGCAGATTGCTCGAGCACGGGGCATTCTTGGCCATGTGGCTCTCCGCCTACGTGCTCCCGTCGCGCCCGTTCGACGTGGTTCAGGCGCGGGTGTTCCCCATCGCCGCTCAGCTGGCACGCGGCCAGAGTGTGGCCCTCGCACCCGCCGCGCTCGCTGGCATCTACAGTTGCCTCTCCACGCTCGCCGGGTGCGCGCCACTTCAAATCCTCCAGCTCTGGGTCTGGGAGTATTTCCCGGAGCTTCGCCCAGAGAAGCAGGTTTCCCCGGACAACAACGACGACGGCGTGCCGGCCAGAGCTGCACAGTGGCACGACGTTGCAAAGGCGTTCAACCCCATCTACATCCATGCAGTGTTCATGTCACCAGAGAAGTTTGAGTGGATGCCGtacggcagcagcagcagcagcagcttcgGTCTGCCACCCGGCAATGGTGGGCGCACAGTCCATGGCCAGGACATCGCAAGAAGCGATAAGCTTCTGTCCATGGCGCTATGTCTGCGCCCTTGCGAGCTCGTGGGCATCGACTGCATCGAGCAGTACTGTCCTCATCGCGTCGCGAGGCAGCTGGGCTTCGATCAGGAGTTCAGGACGTGCCGGGGGACGTCCGCCGTGTCAACTCAGATTCCGGGGCCGCGTGGGCGACGTATGAGATGGAGGCCGGAGCTGTTGCGTCCATCGCTCCGCAAGGTGACCCGGGCGTGA